CTGGGCATGAATTCAGCGAGGTCTGTGAGAAGCTGTTGCCAGGGTCCGGATCACATTGTATGAAAAATATGGTAGAGAAGCACCGCTCCAACGATCGCCAGCGGGATTGAGGAGTAGAACCCGGCCCCGAAATGTTTTGGCTTTCCCCCCTCCTTGATAAATCCGACCGAGAACGCTTCTGAATAATCCGCTGTCCATTTGAGCCTTCGTTTAAAAGTCGCGCCTGATCTCCAGAAACACCCGGTCGTTATCACCGATGGCGGTGGCCGGCGGATCCCCGGATTCATAAAAAATACCGCCGATGGTCGCGCTCCAGTTGTCGGCAAAGTCCCAGGCCGCAGTCAGCCTTTCCACCGCGCCGCGCTCGGCACGATCGCCGAAGACCATCGCCAGGGCCGGTCATGGTGATTGTGTCGTTAAAGTTGTACGCGGAGTAAAACGGCAGGTCCAAGCCGGAGAAGAGGTCGAATGGCTCATCCCCGGCCAGGAGCGGGGCGGGCATGAGCAGCAGTCCCTCAAGAACCTTGTTCAAGACGGCGGGTAGTGAATGGATCTTCATTGACTGTCTCTTGATTGTATCTGACATTGCTGAACCACAGGATTGTCTTGTCCACTGTTTTTCCGCCCGGCTTGGTGGTCTCATGTGGATCTCGGTGGCGGTCCGGATTCCGTCGATCCGTTCCAGTTTCTTGACCTCGTAGTATCTGGCGGTCATGCCGTCATCGGGGAATTAGAGAGTAAAATAAATTTGACGAACGCTGGATTTCTATGGTGTGCTGATCATAGAATGAATATAGCATTCATGTCTGATAATAGTTATTGTTAAGAAAATGATTTCAAGTGATGAGCAATGCAACCGTTTTTGGGAGATGATTTGGATCCGCTAAAATGAGGAGGTTGTCATGAATAAGAAAAAAGAAACAGTAGAAGAAACTATGGCATGTGCCGCATACGCCGAAGCTGGAGAGCCTTGCCCCATCGGAACTGGTGAAAAGAAGAATTCCGGGCCGAAAGAGTCTGTCACCGAGACCATGGCCTGCAGTGCCTTTGCAGAGGCAGGTGAACCCTGTCCCATTGGCACTGGTGAAAAAAAGAGTGACGGGCCGAAAGAATCGGTAACTGATACCATGGCTTGTGCAGCGTATGCTGAAGCAGGAGAGCCTTGTCCCATCGGAGCAGGTAAAGACAAAAAATAATCTGCCGACCCATACCGGACCATGGTCGGTATAAGTTTTGATTATTCAGGGAGTCGCCTTTGGCGGCTCCTTTTTTATTGGATCAGTACCGGATAAAGGGCGACATCGGGGCCAATATAGCCCGATGTCGTCTATCCAGGTGATGATTCCAGGCGTACCCTGTTAAGCAAAGAGAAGATGTTTAACCCTTGCTTAAGAGGCAAAACCATGAAGAAAAAAATTGCAGCACTCATCATCACTCTGGCACTGGTTTTATCAACTTCCAGCTTTGCGCATGCGCGACATCGTGATGGACTTGAAGGATTATTGATCGGGGCTGGAAGCGGCGCGGTGATCGGCCAGGTGATCGGCCGGGATGCAGAAGGAATGATCGTCGGCTCGGTGATCGGAGGGACCCTGGGACTCATGCTCGGGATGGACAGAGAGCCTGCGGTGGTTTACGGGAGCCCTCGCCATGCGAGGCAGGTGAGAGCCGTCTATGAAAACCGATGGGACCGGCATCACCGGTGGGACAACAGAGGGCCGCACCGGCACGAACGGCGCTGGCGGCAGGAGCGCCGTCATTACAGAAGATAAAAAATAAAGTTTCTGGTAAATAAAAGGGGGTGAGGGTCCGGTCGGATCTTCATCCCTTTTATTTATGTTTCGGAGAGGCGGGTAGAGAAGATGCAGAAGAAGAATGAAAAGGAAAAAGGAATGACCGCCGAGGCTCTAAGTGACAGGGCGAAGCGGGAGCAGTCGTACCGTGAGCGGGCCCTGAAACTGTTCCCATGGGTGTGCGGTATCTGTTGCCGGGAGTTTTCCGGTAAGAAGTTGAAGGACCTCACCGTGCACCACAAGGACCATAATCACGACAACAACCCGCCCGACGGCAGCAACTGGGAGCTGCTCTGCATCTACTGCCACGACAATGTCCACTCCCGGACCGTCGGGGAGGGGCATGCCGGTGGTGGCGAAGAGAGCGATGCCGGTTCCGCTCACACCCACCAAGCCTTCGCCGGTCTGGCCGATCTGTTGAAAAACAGGAAGTGATCCTCTCTTGATTATGCGTAAACTGGCTTTCGGCTATTCCACTCGATGCAATATCAGATGTGAGCATTGTGTTGCCGCAGACGGGGGATCTGCCACCCGGACAATGGATCTTGGCAGGGCAAAAAAGCTCATTGTCGAGCTCGCCCGGGCGGATGTCGGCGGGATCAGTTTTTCTGCCGGTGAACCTTTTCTTTATCTTAACGAAATCTCGGAGCTTGTGAAGCTGTGCAGGGAACATGGCATCTATTCGAGGATCGTCACCAACAGTTTCTGGGCGAAGACCGAAGAATCCGCTGACGCCCTTGTTTCGCAACTGAAAGAAAACGGGGTGTGCCAATTGCGCTTGAGTTTCTCGCGCTGGCACCAGAAGCATGTGCGCCGGGAAAATGTGTTGCGGGCGGCGGAAAGCTGCCGGAAGTTCGGTCTGGAATATTTTGTCTCCTTCGTGACCGATTTTTCCACGGAGGACGATCCCCTTGAACGATTCCTGGGTGTACACGGTCTCAAGTTTTTCCCGGAAGCGGTGATCTATGCAGGTCGGGCCGAGTCGTTCCCGCGCAGGGAGATCAGGACCGATTACCAGGCGAATCGCTGCGACATGAACCCTTATCTGACCCCGGATCTTGATCTCTACGGGTGCTGCGATGCCGGGAGCCATTTCCCGCAAACCAACTTCTTCTATCTCGGCAACCTGAACGACAGCACCGTCGATGAACTCCTGACCAGGAGTGAAACCGACCGGTTGTACACTCTGATCCGGACCATGGGGCTCACCGCAATCGCATCTTACGCCGGAATGCCCGGCCGCGAGATCATCACCTACCGCAAATGTGAGCTGTGCCGGAAACTGTTCGATTCTCCTGAAACACTTGCCCGGCTGCGGACTGAAGTTGCGCAGCTGGCCGCATGGAGCCGCTGATGGACCTGATCATCAGCAACCTGTGCATTCCCGTGGAAGAAGACGGGCCGGAGGCCTATCTGCATGCCGCCGGACGGGAGGCATGCACTGCTGAAGGCGCGGTCATCAGGAAGATTCTCAGCAAGGCTATCGACCTGGGTGATCAGGAGCAGTTCTTTTACCGGATCGCCCTCGTGCTCTCTGTTCCCGACGGGTATGCCAATACCCGGAATTTTCCCATATACCGCGAACCTGTCCAGCCGGAGAGAAGCCCGGTAAAGAGTCCGGACCGGCCTCTCGTCGTCGGTTTCGGACCGGCCGGGATGTTTG
The sequence above is drawn from the Pseudomonadota bacterium genome and encodes:
- a CDS encoding YajD family HNH nuclease, producing the protein MTAEALSDRAKREQSYRERALKLFPWVCGICCREFSGKKLKDLTVHHKDHNHDNNPPDGSNWELLCIYCHDNVHSRTVGEGHAGGGEESDAGSAHTHQAFAGLADLLKNRK
- a CDS encoding glycine zipper family protein; amino-acid sequence: MKKKIAALIITLALVLSTSSFAHARHRDGLEGLLIGAGSGAVIGQVIGRDAEGMIVGSVIGGTLGLMLGMDREPAVVYGSPRHARQVRAVYENRWDRHHRWDNRGPHRHERRWRQERRHYRR
- a CDS encoding radical SAM protein, whose amino-acid sequence is MRKLAFGYSTRCNIRCEHCVAADGGSATRTMDLGRAKKLIVELARADVGGISFSAGEPFLYLNEISELVKLCREHGIYSRIVTNSFWAKTEESADALVSQLKENGVCQLRLSFSRWHQKHVRRENVLRAAESCRKFGLEYFVSFVTDFSTEDDPLERFLGVHGLKFFPEAVIYAGRAESFPRREIRTDYQANRCDMNPYLTPDLDLYGCCDAGSHFPQTNFFYLGNLNDSTVDELLTRSETDRLYTLIRTMGLTAIASYAGMPGREIITYRKCELCRKLFDSPETLARLRTEVAQLAAWSR